The DNA region CGCGGCGGCCACTATCTGCTGAGGCGCGTCCGGGTCAATGGGTTCACCGCTCTTGTAATGGCGGGAGAGCTGGAAGTAAATGAGCGCCGCTTCGAGCGGCGTTATCAGGTCCCGGTAGCGATTTTCCCTTACCACGGCGGGGTTTCCCGCCGCGAGCGAGAAGGGGGGTATCACGCTGTCCTGCTTGACGACGGCGCCCGCCGCGACGATGCTTCCCCTCCCCACGACCGCGCCGTTCATCACCACCGAGTGCATGCCCACGACGACGCAGTCCCCAACCATGCAGCCGTGTACGATCGCACCGTGGCCCACTGTTACACAGGCTCCCACCGTGAGCGGATGCTCA from Spirochaetota bacterium includes:
- a CDS encoding gamma carbonic anhydrase family protein gives rise to the protein MLPSGTHFDLPCDMGPFVHPGATVLGRVSLGPGSSVFPGAVLRSDMNAITVSALSNIQDNAVLHCDLEHPLTVGACVTVGHGAIVHGCMVGDCVVVGMHSVVMNGAVVGRGSIVAAGAVVKQDSVIPPFSLAAGNPAVVRENRYRDLITPLEAALIYFQLSRHYKSGEPIDPDAPQQIVAAAKRHAAVLNESILAGMEVLDALSFVLRPAEG